Proteins encoded together in one Myxocyprinus asiaticus isolate MX2 ecotype Aquarium Trade chromosome 21, UBuf_Myxa_2, whole genome shotgun sequence window:
- the srd5a2b gene encoding 3-oxo-5-alpha-steroid 4-dehydrogenase 2b isoform X1 has protein sequence MQCQDLLVQGLSLGMILGGVMHFVCLMKSHAAYGRYADTSTSSVMVPVRLAWFLQELPALLLPLLLLLTTDGNHSIRKHLMLLTFCLHYFQRSCIYSLLTKGRPFAFNIMLSGMVFCSINGFLQAHYLLHCATYQNTWISDGRLLAGMGINIHSDHILQNLRKPVEISYKIPRGSIMRSSKISPDQEDLSYHSSSEEPWHINGI, from the exons ATGCAGTGTCAGGACCTTCTGGTGCAGGGCCTGAGTTTGGGGATGATCCTGGGTGGGGTTATGCACTTTGTTTGCCTCATGAAGTCTCATGCTGCCTATGGCCGCTATGCGGACACCTCTACCAGCTCTGTGATGGTGCCAGTGAGGCTCGCCTGGTTCCTCCAGGAGTTGCCTGCTCTGCTGTTGCCCCTGCTTTTGCTGCTGACCACAGATGGGAACCACAGCATCAGGAAGCACTTGATGCTCTTGACATTTTGCCTGCACTACTTTCAAAG GAGCTGCATCTACTCTCTGTTGACCAAAGGACGGCCATTTGCATTCAACATTATGCTGTCTGGGATGGTGTTTTGCTCTATTAATGGCTTCCTGCAGGCACACTATCTGCTGCACTGTGCTACATATCAAAACACTTGGATTTCTGATGGTCGCTTATTAGCTG GAATGGGGATCAATATTCACAGTGACCACATTCTTCAGAACTTAAGAAAACCTGTAGAAATTTCCTACAAAATCCCAAGAG GTTCTATAATGAGAAGTTCAAAGATTTCCCCAGATCAAGAAGATCTCTCATACCATTCATCTTCTGAAGAGCCATGGCATATAAATGGCATTTAA
- the srd5a2b gene encoding 3-oxo-5-alpha-steroid 4-dehydrogenase 2b isoform X3, with the protein MQCQDLLVQGLSLGMILGGVMHFVCLMKSHAAYGRYADTSTSSVMVPVRLAWFLQELPALLLPLLLLLTTDGNHSIRKHLMLLTFCLHYFQRSCIYSLLTKGRPFAFNIMLSGMVFCSINGFLQAHYLLHCATYQNTWISDGRLLAGMGINIHSDHILQNLRKPVEISYKIPRGRRAYHHHRFYNEKFKDFPRSRRSLIPFIF; encoded by the exons ATGCAGTGTCAGGACCTTCTGGTGCAGGGCCTGAGTTTGGGGATGATCCTGGGTGGGGTTATGCACTTTGTTTGCCTCATGAAGTCTCATGCTGCCTATGGCCGCTATGCGGACACCTCTACCAGCTCTGTGATGGTGCCAGTGAGGCTCGCCTGGTTCCTCCAGGAGTTGCCTGCTCTGCTGTTGCCCCTGCTTTTGCTGCTGACCACAGATGGGAACCACAGCATCAGGAAGCACTTGATGCTCTTGACATTTTGCCTGCACTACTTTCAAAG GAGCTGCATCTACTCTCTGTTGACCAAAGGACGGCCATTTGCATTCAACATTATGCTGTCTGGGATGGTGTTTTGCTCTATTAATGGCTTCCTGCAGGCACACTATCTGCTGCACTGTGCTACATATCAAAACACTTGGATTTCTGATGGTCGCTTATTAGCTG GAATGGGGATCAATATTCACAGTGACCACATTCTTCAGAACTTAAGAAAACCTGTAGAAATTTCCTACAAAATCCCAAGAG GCCGTAGAGCTTATCATCATCACAG GTTCTATAATGAGAAGTTCAAAGATTTCCCCAGATCAAGAAGATCTCTCATACCATTCATCTTCTGA
- the srd5a2b gene encoding 3-oxo-5-alpha-steroid 4-dehydrogenase 2b isoform X2, which translates to MQCQDLLVQGLSLGMILGGVMHFVCLMKSHAAYGRYADTSTSSVMVPVRLAWFLQELPALLLPLLLLLTTDGNHSIRKHLMLLTFCLHYFQRSCIYSLLTKGRPFAFNIMLSGMVFCSINGFLQAHYLLHCATYQNTWISDGRLLAGMGINIHSDHILQNLRKPVEISYKIPRGPAQPTQSRIRTGVYGMGGGHAYKEAKGCSL; encoded by the exons ATGCAGTGTCAGGACCTTCTGGTGCAGGGCCTGAGTTTGGGGATGATCCTGGGTGGGGTTATGCACTTTGTTTGCCTCATGAAGTCTCATGCTGCCTATGGCCGCTATGCGGACACCTCTACCAGCTCTGTGATGGTGCCAGTGAGGCTCGCCTGGTTCCTCCAGGAGTTGCCTGCTCTGCTGTTGCCCCTGCTTTTGCTGCTGACCACAGATGGGAACCACAGCATCAGGAAGCACTTGATGCTCTTGACATTTTGCCTGCACTACTTTCAAAG GAGCTGCATCTACTCTCTGTTGACCAAAGGACGGCCATTTGCATTCAACATTATGCTGTCTGGGATGGTGTTTTGCTCTATTAATGGCTTCCTGCAGGCACACTATCTGCTGCACTGTGCTACATATCAAAACACTTGGATTTCTGATGGTCGCTTATTAGCTG GAATGGGGATCAATATTCACAGTGACCACATTCTTCAGAACTTAAGAAAACCTGTAGAAATTTCCTACAAAATCCCAAGAG gtcctgctcaacccactcagagcaggattcgaactggcgtctacggcatgggaggtgggcacgcttacaaggaggctaaaggctgcagcctctag
- the srd5a2b gene encoding 3-oxo-5-alpha-steroid 4-dehydrogenase 2b isoform X4 has translation MQCQDLLVQGLSLGMILGGVMHFVCLMKSHAAYGRYADTSTSSVMVPVRLAWFLQELPALLLPLLLLLTTDGNHSIRKHLMLLTFCLHYFQRSCIYSLLTKGRPFAFNIMLSGMVFCSINGFLQAHYLLHCATYQNTWISDGRLLAGMGINIHSDHILQNLRKPVEISYKIPRGGLFEYVSAAKFFGEIVERLGYALATWSLPTCSFAFFTICFIGRRAYHHHRFYNEKFKDFPRSRRSLIPFIF, from the exons ATGCAGTGTCAGGACCTTCTGGTGCAGGGCCTGAGTTTGGGGATGATCCTGGGTGGGGTTATGCACTTTGTTTGCCTCATGAAGTCTCATGCTGCCTATGGCCGCTATGCGGACACCTCTACCAGCTCTGTGATGGTGCCAGTGAGGCTCGCCTGGTTCCTCCAGGAGTTGCCTGCTCTGCTGTTGCCCCTGCTTTTGCTGCTGACCACAGATGGGAACCACAGCATCAGGAAGCACTTGATGCTCTTGACATTTTGCCTGCACTACTTTCAAAG GAGCTGCATCTACTCTCTGTTGACCAAAGGACGGCCATTTGCATTCAACATTATGCTGTCTGGGATGGTGTTTTGCTCTATTAATGGCTTCCTGCAGGCACACTATCTGCTGCACTGTGCTACATATCAAAACACTTGGATTTCTGATGGTCGCTTATTAGCTG GAATGGGGATCAATATTCACAGTGACCACATTCTTCAGAACTTAAGAAAACCTGTAGAAATTTCCTACAAAATCCCAAGAG GTGGCTTATTTGAGTATGTGTCTGCAGCAAAGTTCTTTGGAGAAATTGTAGAGCGGCTGGGCTATGCTCTTGCTACCTGGTCTTTACCCACATGTTCTTTTGCTTTTTTCACCATTTGCTTCATAGGCCGTAGAGCTTATCATCATCACAG GTTCTATAATGAGAAGTTCAAAGATTTCCCCAGATCAAGAAGATCTCTCATACCATTCATCTTCTGA